The DNA sequence tattattttagacgACAAATAGACAGACAGATGTTACGATCGGTAAATTTAACCGCTGCACGTGGCAACACTGACTACATCTGGGCGGGCGGCCCGAAATAGCGGCGGGCGGAGAGCGCGGGGCAGGGACGCTCGCGGATCGCTCAGTACAGCGGCGCCGCTGCCGCCACACAGCGCTATGGCGTCGGTCGCCGCCTGGCTCCCGTtcgcccgcgccgccgccaTCGGCTGGGTGCCCATCGCCACGCACCCactgccgccgccgcccgtgCCCAAGGACCGTCGCCGCGCAGAGGACGAGAAGCTCCTCATAAACGTCTCCGGCCGCCGCTTCGAGACCTGGCGGAACACCCTCGAGAAGTACCCCGACTCTCTCCTTGGCTCCTCCGAGCGAGAATTCTTCTATGATGAGGACAGCAGAGAGTACTTCTTCGACAGGGATCCCGATATATTCCGACACATTCTCAATTACTATAGAACCGGCAAATTGCATTATCCGAAACACGAATGCTTGACAGGCTACGATGAGGAGCTTGCGTTCTTCGGTATACTACCCGACGTGATCGGCGACTGCTGCTATGAGGACTACAGGGATAGGAAAAGGGAAAACGCAGAAAGGCTAATGGACGATAAGTTAAGTGAGGCCGGGGATCAAAGCCTACCCCAGCTTACGGATTTAAGGCAGAAAATGTGGAGGGCGTTCGAGAACCCGCACACGTCCACTGCCGCTCTAGTATTCTATTATGTGACGGGTTTCTTCATTGCGGTCTCGGTGATGGCTAACGTTGTGGAGACGGTGCCCTGTGGCCACAGGCCAGGGCGCGCCGGGACCTTGCCTTGCGGCGAGCGATACAAGATAGTCTTCTTTTGTTTGGACACCGCGTGCGTGATGATATTTACAGCGGAGTATCTGCTGCGGCTGTTCGCGGCACCGGACCGCTGCAAATTCGTGCGTTCCGTGATGTCGATAATCGACGTGGTGGCCATCCTGCCGTACTACATCGGGCTGGGGATCACCGACAATGATGACGTGTCCGGCGCGTTCGTCACCTTGAGAGTGTTCCGAGTGTTCCGTATCTTCAAGTTCTCGCGGCACTCTCAAGGTCTTAGGATCCTGGGTTACACGCTCAAGTCATGCGCTAGTGAGCTCGGCTTCCTGGTCTTTTCGCTCGCCATGGCCATCATCATTTTCGCGACGGTGATGTTCTACGCTGAAAAGAACGAACAGGACACAAACTTCACGTCCATTCCTGCCGCCTTCTGGTACACCATTGTGACCATGACTACTCTCGGGTAAGTctttattctaattttatttaaatttcttcctTGTTTTCGTCTTTTCCTGGGACGTATGTTAAACGTAATCGTTAAACGTACGTTAATCCATCGAATGTTTCCACAgactaatataaaatgagtTATTTTCACACAAATAGTATTGTGTGTAATTGGTTCATTGAATAGATCAATACGTTACACAACATGTAAGAAGTAGATAATGAATGCAGCACAGAGCGGACACCTGTCGCGGCCATTAAAAATTGACGCGGGAACGTGTCATGGCGTCAAAGATTTCCCTCCATAAATGGTTTATGCTTTGAAATATTGAAGTTGAAACAgcgtttttaatttctctttcATTTGCTGAAAGCCGGCCGCTCGTAAAGCAATTTCGAAAGcgttcttttattttgtaagagaGATTTGAAACGGTAATAATGTGGGTTCGCGTTTTGCCTGCgggtataaaaatgttttcgcCCGAATCACCTTCGTATCAAAACATTGGCCACTAAAATTTGCGCcgttaaaattttgaaaaacattttagcttaaatgaaaatgttaaaacttatataacaAGCGATAACGTTTTTAATGCTCGTAGTTTTATAcgtaattacatattttattttccataatataaagaaaaacttatataGTTTTGGTGTTTTACAACCTGATTGTAAACTgtagtataatattaacactCATAAAATTATCTCATAATCAGATAAATTGTGACGTCACTGTGACGTAAAGGACTACGTCGATAGTTTGAATGTGACAGAAATTGTAGTCTAATAAAATTCCATTGACGTACCACTTGCATTGAAACATAATGtcgtctctgtttttttcaagAATCTGAATGAGATCacagtatttttatacaagagTTTAGATCGTTTAATCCACAGTTATTTAATTGAACTCTACATTTTGCAAGATGTGACGTAAGTCTTTGTTATTGGACATTTTGCGCAAcagtttttgataaaaattggcaattaaataatgaacatatgattgacattctttttttaacttttaactaaTGTActcctaatttttattttacgatgtAAGCAATTATTGTGATAACTTCTCTGCATTgttcttgtttaatttttaatttacttttccgagtaaaaagtaaaaccgTTTTGTTGTCAGACAGTAAGTATATGGTGATAAAGAGTGTACAGactgataaaaatattgtaattatttattttaacatccgcaaatgcagatgcgttgcctacctttaatcaacggagaagggaacGCATAGAAAGATGATATTTGTCCTTCCTAAGCGTCCCTTCTTCCTCCAAATACAGTTCTCCTTTCCAGCCTTTCCTaaaaagaaaagggtgggaagggaaagaggactaaattaggcgtccggtaccacactcatcagaaacgcggaattgcttccacttgaagtctgtcttctgtgtggtcgtggtatttcaccggtcattggtgcacccaacaaatattgttgttgtgggatctaccactgttaaactgttaatttaaaggtaaattgttattttttcaagtttgtttattacttaaaaaatcatCTGATCTAATGTCGCCACTAAGTACCTTTTCCCCTTTTTCTTTGGTGTGAAAATAAATCGTAAATTACGAAGAAATAAAGACACGAAGCTATCAAATATAAGAacctatttttaaatcttttgttatcgcaatttgaaaaaaaaaaaaacaatggcTATTTCCTCATTCTGATTCCActgttttatcattttagtcagttttaaaagtattttcaaCGAAGTATTTTACACCTTGAATGAActgtaaataaactttattgtgAAGAAATGTTTTCGATTgctatttgtttttacttcaTCTCAGTTGTGGAAGTTGTGCTCAGTTTTGGCAATATAACACTTTTCTAGGTCACCTTAGAGATCGAAGCTTCTCAGACATTTGATTTTAGAGACTGGATCTATCAAGCGCGCATTCCTcactttcatataaaattgaacagcAGCTTCTAAACTTgcttgtttgtatttttgagTCAGGATGCGTTCATAAAgacgtttaaatttttacttcacCGAGTTTAACGAGTAGTTGCAGAATTTATTTGGTACCACATGTATTCTTTATCTAGTCCGTTTCTTTACAGTCAAAGTCAGAC is a window from the Papilio machaon chromosome 23, ilPapMach1.1, whole genome shotgun sequence genome containing:
- the LOC106711294 gene encoding potassium voltage-gated channel protein Shal isoform X2; this translates as MASVAAWLPFARAAAIGWVPIATHPLPPPPVPKDRRRAEDEKLLINVSGRRFETWRNTLEKYPDSLLGSSEREFFYDEDSREYFFDRDPDIFRHILNYYRTGKLHYPKHECLTGYDEELAFFGILPDVIGDCCYEDYRDRKRENAERLMDDKLSEAGDQSLPQLTDLRQKMWRAFENPHTSTAALVFYYVTGFFIAVSVMANVVETVPCGHRPGRAGTLPCGERYKIVFFCLDTACVMIFTAEYLLRLFAAPDRCKFVRSVMSIIDVVAILPYYIGLGITDNDDVSGAFVTLRVFRVFRIFKFSRHSQGLRILGYTLKSCASELGFLVFSLAMAIIIFATVMFYAEKNEQDTNFTSIPAAFWYTIVTMTTLGYGDMVPGTIAGKIVGGVCSLSGVLVIALPVPVIVSNFSRIYHQNQRADKRKAQRKARLARIRIAKASSGAAFVSKKKAAEARLAAQESGVELDDAGRDEDIFELQHHHLLRCLERTTDREFVEMENPYNGAVKRPGSPSPLASPAHSGRAPALLACCARCGCCPQKYQKRRRSVRCISPIGLTARPRREQACGKYIPAGSTVQGNQTGVAMDGTYLVEASF
- the LOC106711294 gene encoding potassium voltage-gated channel protein Shal isoform X3, translated to MASVAAWLPFARAAAIGWVPIATHPLPPPPVPKDRRRAEDEKLLINVSGRRFETWRNTLEKYPDSLLGSSEREFFYDEDSREYFFDRDPDIFRHILNYYRTGKLHYPKHECLTGYDEELAFFGILPDVIGDCCYEDYRDRKRENAERLMDDKLSEAGDQSLPQLTDLRQKMWRAFENPHTSTAALVFYYVTGFFIAVSVMANVVETVPCGHRPGRAGTLPCGERYKIVFFCLDTACVMIFTAEYLLRLFAAPDRCKFVRSVMSIIDVVAILPYYIGLGITDNDDVSGAFVTLRVFRVFRIFKFSRHSQGLRILGYTLKSCASELGFLVFSLAMAIIIFATVMFYAEKNEQDTNFTSIPAAFWYTIVTMTTLGYGDMVPGTIAGKIVGGVCSLSGVLVIALPVPVIVSNFSRIYHQNQRADKRKAQRKARLARIRIAKASSGAAFVSKKKAAEARLAAQESGVELDDAGRDEDIFELQHHHLLRCLERTTDREFVEMENPYNGAVKRPGSPSPLASPAHSGRAPALLACCARCGCCPQKYQQACGKYIPAGSTVQGNQTGVAMDGTYLVEASF
- the LOC106711294 gene encoding potassium voltage-gated channel protein Shal isoform X1; this encodes MASVAAWLPFARAAAIGWVPIATHPLPPPPVPKDRRRAEDEKLLINVSGRRFETWRNTLEKYPDSLLGSSEREFFYDEDSREYFFDRDPDIFRHILNYYRTGKLHYPKHECLTGYDEELAFFGILPDVIGDCCYEDYRDRKRENAERLMDDKLSEAGDQSLPQLTDLRQKMWRAFENPHTSTAALVFYYVTGFFIAVSVMANVVETVPCGHRPGRAGTLPCGERYKIVFFCLDTACVMIFTAEYLLRLFAAPDRCKFVRSVMSIIDVVAILPYYIGLGITDNDDVSGAFVTLRVFRVFRIFKFSRHSQGLRILGYTLKSCASELGFLVFSLAMAIIIFATVMFYAEKNEQDTNFTSIPAAFWYTIVTMTTLGYGDMVPGTIAGKIVGGVCSLSGVLVIALPVPVIVSNFSRIYHQNQRADKRKAQRKARLARIRIAKASSGAAFVSKKKAAEARLAAQESGVELDDAGRDEDIFELQHHHLLRCLERTTDREFVEMENPYNGAVKRPGSPSPLASPAHSGRAPALLACCARCGCCPQKYQVLLLDPGRKGRARGNRRYTATSRPSDTSMSAAPSEDPLPQACGKYIPAGSTVQGNQTGVAMDGTYLVEASF